One genomic window of Providencia hangzhouensis includes the following:
- a CDS encoding DUF3944 domain-containing protein — translation MATYRLDTDLAFLRECSNEKLGLLVSVLTHDSIDSPFIV, via the coding sequence ATGGCAACTTACCGATTAGATACCGATTTAGCGTTTTTACGTGAATGCAGTAATGAAAAACTGGGCTTGCTTGTGTCTGTACTGACTCATGACAGTATTGATTCACCGTTCATTGTCTAA
- a CDS encoding 3-oxoacyl-ACP synthase, whose translation MKDKPYLSIISAGLCTPVGTDLFSATAAIRAGLDHFRETHFRDTLNHPIIGSLLYDCQIWGPARFIALINDVIEQSLKTITVDKEHIVVCLLLPEEDRPGMFPQWLKMISETVLQPFHTNSIAFNRGKAGIGEALPFVQEILSTQTADVALLIGCDSYFNAETIRHYMDTHRLLHSENRDGFIPGEGSASVVLTLADNRHSHVNILGFDTQLEAAHILQTKLPLRVKSLSEAIEHACQGSYLSLSDTQFHISDANGESFYFKEISLATTRTLKEKVAHYPHYLIAKSLGETGAASSVMMLATLFEWMKHPEGPGDSGLVISSADSGERTAIILQYQEVK comes from the coding sequence ATGAAAGATAAACCATATTTGTCAATTATTTCTGCTGGACTATGTACCCCTGTGGGAACGGACCTATTTTCTGCTACCGCGGCTATTCGAGCGGGGCTAGACCATTTCCGGGAAACTCATTTTCGAGACACACTAAATCACCCAATCATTGGCTCTCTGTTATATGACTGCCAAATATGGGGACCTGCACGATTTATTGCTTTAATTAACGATGTCATTGAGCAATCACTAAAAACCATCACGGTAGATAAAGAACACATTGTAGTGTGTTTATTATTACCGGAAGAAGATAGGCCAGGAATGTTCCCTCAATGGCTTAAGATGATTTCAGAGACAGTCTTACAGCCTTTTCATACTAACTCGATAGCATTTAACCGAGGTAAAGCCGGGATCGGTGAAGCCCTGCCTTTTGTACAGGAAATATTGTCAACTCAAACAGCTGACGTGGCATTACTAATTGGGTGCGATAGCTATTTTAACGCAGAAACTATTCGCCATTATATGGACACACATCGGTTATTACACTCAGAAAACAGAGATGGTTTTATTCCTGGGGAAGGTTCAGCCTCAGTCGTCTTGACACTAGCAGACAATAGGCACAGTCATGTAAATATTCTTGGTTTTGATACTCAGCTAGAAGCGGCACATATTCTTCAAACTAAATTACCCTTAAGAGTAAAAAGTTTATCAGAGGCAATTGAGCATGCTTGCCAAGGCTCATATCTTTCATTAAGTGATACTCAATTTCACATTAGCGACGCTAATGGCGAATCTTTTTATTTTAAAGAAATATCGTTGGCAACAACTCGTACGTTAAAAGAAAAAGTTGCACATTATCCTCATTATTTAATTGCTAAAAGCCTAGGTGAAACAGGAGCAGCAAGCAGTGTGATGATGTTGGCAACCTTGTTTGAATGGATGAAACATCCAGAAGGACCCGGAGATAGCGGATTGGTGATATCTAGCGCAGATAGCGGGGAAAGAACGGCGATTATTTTACAATATCAAGAGGTTAAATAG
- a CDS encoding GIY-YIG nuclease family protein → MQLFQYVKLLYPEFEVSKTKVHLARWNGKENPLDQYRESKFDEWQSYQARKNFERKFVISLIQAGRSGRWLFAGLYISDGCNSYEKNGKTKYKYNLVKVSPTSEYEGRLYVYSAYKARNSYPEAKTLSEDLAIHEITPQKIGFKKFQSYKTINLTRNELGKIIENDLSSWKFALKSVKGIYVLTDTKTGRLYVGKADGQSGIWGRWCQYYDNGHGGNKGLKEEFNITNEERLNDIKFAILEVLDINSSEEDVYERESYWKEILASRITGYNLN, encoded by the coding sequence ATGCAATTATTTCAGTATGTAAAACTGCTATACCCTGAATTTGAAGTAAGTAAAACAAAGGTTCATTTAGCTAGATGGAATGGCAAAGAAAACCCTTTAGATCAATATAGAGAATCTAAGTTTGACGAATGGCAGTCATACCAAGCGAGAAAAAATTTTGAACGTAAATTTGTTATATCCCTTATACAAGCTGGACGTTCTGGAAGGTGGCTTTTTGCTGGTTTGTATATTAGCGATGGATGTAATTCATACGAAAAGAATGGAAAAACAAAGTATAAATATAACTTGGTGAAAGTCAGCCCCACAAGTGAGTATGAAGGGCGTTTATATGTTTATTCGGCATATAAGGCTAGAAATTCTTATCCTGAAGCAAAAACGTTATCAGAAGATTTAGCCATACATGAGATAACACCGCAAAAAATAGGATTTAAGAAATTTCAAAGTTATAAGACAATCAACCTAACGCGAAACGAACTAGGTAAGATAATTGAAAATGACTTAAGTTCTTGGAAATTTGCTTTAAAATCTGTGAAAGGTATTTATGTCTTAACTGATACCAAGACGGGGCGTTTGTATGTTGGTAAAGCTGATGGGCAAAGTGGGATTTGGGGGCGCTGGTGTCAATATTATGATAATGGTCATGGAGGCAATAAGGGGCTGAAAGAAGAGTTTAACATTACAAATGAAGAAAGATTAAATGATATAAAATTTGCAATACTTGAAGTTCTAGATATTAATTCTAGTGAAGAAGATGTATATGAAAGGGAATCATATTGGAAAGAAATATTAGCTTCTCGCATTACTGGATATAACCTGAACTAA
- a CDS encoding DUF6484 domain-containing protein, with product MTKLSITNEIRPNDPSLLDEIIEQTEPLSLAEEQARLPSIQLARLVSYSEKSVFIALNEIDTPILALSLAPIVESDIGKICAIQFINGNKQNPLIMGLIQQNNHSMILPETPLNNMMFSSPEHGQLHIQASESITLQCGESSLTLTADGFVQIKALYIDNYASATNRIKGGSVQVN from the coding sequence ATGACAAAATTATCCATAACCAATGAAATACGACCAAATGATCCATCACTTCTAGATGAAATCATTGAACAAACAGAACCTCTTTCTTTGGCTGAAGAGCAAGCAAGACTTCCATCGATTCAATTAGCTCGGCTTGTTAGCTACAGTGAGAAAAGTGTATTTATTGCATTAAATGAGATTGATACACCTATTTTAGCGTTGAGTTTAGCGCCGATAGTGGAGTCAGACATAGGTAAAATTTGTGCAATTCAATTTATCAATGGTAATAAGCAGAACCCACTAATCATGGGGCTGATCCAACAAAACAATCATTCGATGATATTGCCAGAAACTCCGTTAAATAACATGATGTTTTCGTCTCCAGAGCATGGGCAGTTACATATTCAAGCAAGTGAATCTATTACATTACAGTGTGGTGAGTCGAGTTTAACTCTTACTGCGGATGGTTTTGTGCAAATAAAAGCGCTTTATATTGATAACTATGCTTCAGCAACGAACCGTATTAAGGGCGGTTCAGTGCAAGTTAATTGA
- a CDS encoding type VI secretion system Vgr family protein yields the protein MFSKDPKKTTIDPVSIVKDEAVNQVKNKVQSKVNELVSSKVQKAAALAQQGGALVSTAASMATQATSQLNSVANNPLIHGGGFGGGLKLGGGQTFSESQALQAAHGALLDALGMGSLESGLVFTCSIAGLPDETFQVTEFNLTEGLSSLFSLSISAVSALPFIDFQKHLGVASSLTVKRDGVQVRKVNGILAGAVQGNTDGVKTWYHFDIRPEMWVMTLNQDSRIFQNQNVPTILKTLLDEAHVKSDCKFYRDDLHPKRIYTTQKRESAFDFWCRLAFEEGINFWFEENQLFYSDEHMGMTAGINLMYNPQADTDISDSTAMTWQYGEYLCVDETIHKDNNFIRPSYPLRHENKLEKGGQHSVFESYGRFQLDEEGKPLTQIRFEQLRNGSKVGSATTNCFALMPGKIFTLSNHPHLPMNDSWQVISVSHHGVQPLADNGGGDGTQLSNSVSFIPGTQEWRPPYRYKPTADGDEVATVVGPPGEEIYVNEHGAVKVHFHWDRRGEPDHSASCWVRVAMGWSGGGYGFSAVPRIGTVVQISYLNGDIDRPIITGCTYDGRNATPISFPENKTRTTFRTKTHKGEGFNELRFEDENGKQEVFIHAQKDMNTKVLNNRTTHVLADHLEVVEKNQMVKVTLNQDEEVGESKKLHVNENYQQRVGANKTSIVKENIQYVAGDSFEIVCGKSILRMDKDGYIRIQGHEVIIETSGDQFLKANGDITFKAKTILGN from the coding sequence ATGTTTAGCAAAGACCCCAAAAAAACCACCATTGACCCCGTTTCTATTGTCAAAGATGAAGCGGTAAATCAAGTTAAAAATAAAGTGCAATCTAAAGTCAATGAGTTGGTGTCCAGTAAAGTACAAAAAGCGGCAGCATTAGCCCAGCAAGGGGGGGCTTTGGTATCAACAGCGGCATCTATGGCAACTCAGGCGACATCCCAATTGAACAGTGTAGCCAATAACCCGCTTATCCATGGCGGTGGATTTGGTGGTGGATTAAAACTTGGTGGTGGACAAACTTTTTCAGAAAGTCAGGCATTACAAGCCGCTCACGGGGCATTGTTAGATGCACTAGGCATGGGAAGTCTGGAAAGTGGCTTGGTGTTTACATGCTCAATTGCTGGGCTACCCGATGAAACTTTTCAAGTTACCGAATTTAATTTAACGGAAGGGTTGTCTTCGTTATTTTCCCTTTCGATTAGTGCTGTTAGTGCCTTACCGTTTATTGATTTTCAGAAACACCTTGGCGTCGCCTCTTCTTTAACCGTCAAGCGTGATGGTGTCCAAGTCCGTAAAGTGAATGGCATTTTAGCCGGGGCGGTTCAAGGGAATACGGATGGCGTAAAGACGTGGTATCACTTTGATATTCGTCCAGAAATGTGGGTAATGACCCTTAATCAAGATAGCCGTATTTTTCAAAATCAAAACGTACCGACCATATTAAAAACCTTGCTGGATGAAGCGCATGTGAAGTCGGACTGCAAGTTTTACCGTGATGACTTACATCCCAAACGTATTTACACCACCCAAAAGCGAGAATCCGCCTTTGATTTTTGGTGTCGTCTCGCCTTTGAGGAAGGGATTAACTTTTGGTTTGAAGAAAACCAATTGTTTTACAGTGACGAACATATGGGGATGACGGCGGGAATTAACCTGATGTATAACCCGCAAGCGGATACGGATATCAGCGACAGTACCGCCATGACATGGCAGTACGGTGAATACCTGTGTGTGGATGAAACCATTCATAAAGACAATAATTTCATTCGTCCTTCCTACCCGCTTAGACATGAAAATAAATTGGAAAAGGGTGGGCAACACAGCGTCTTTGAAAGTTACGGTCGCTTTCAATTAGATGAAGAGGGCAAACCACTCACCCAAATTCGTTTTGAACAGTTACGTAATGGGAGCAAGGTGGGTAGTGCCACAACAAACTGCTTTGCGCTGATGCCCGGTAAAATCTTCACCTTATCAAATCATCCTCACCTCCCAATGAATGACAGTTGGCAAGTTATTAGCGTGAGTCATCATGGTGTTCAACCTCTGGCAGACAATGGCGGAGGGGATGGTACTCAGTTGTCGAACAGCGTTTCTTTTATCCCTGGTACGCAAGAGTGGCGGCCACCTTATCGTTATAAACCCACCGCGGATGGTGATGAAGTTGCGACTGTCGTGGGCCCTCCGGGTGAAGAAATCTATGTCAATGAACATGGTGCGGTGAAAGTCCATTTTCACTGGGACAGACGTGGAGAGCCTGACCATAGTGCTTCGTGTTGGGTGCGTGTTGCGATGGGCTGGAGTGGCGGCGGCTATGGTTTTTCTGCGGTTCCACGCATCGGAACGGTCGTTCAGATTAGTTACCTCAATGGGGATATTGATAGGCCGATTATCACGGGCTGTACTTATGATGGTCGCAATGCGACTCCAATCAGTTTTCCTGAAAATAAAACCCGTACCACGTTTCGGACGAAAACCCATAAAGGGGAAGGGTTTAACGAGCTGCGCTTTGAGGATGAAAACGGCAAACAGGAAGTGTTTATACATGCCCAGAAGGATATGAATACCAAAGTGTTGAATAATCGGACTACGCATGTGTTGGCTGATCATTTAGAGGTGGTTGAAAAAAATCAAATGGTCAAAGTGACCCTAAACCAAGATGAAGAAGTGGGTGAAAGTAAAAAATTGCACGTCAATGAAAATTATCAACAAAGGGTTGGTGCGAATAAGACGTCGATAGTCAAGGAAAATATCCAATATGTTGCGGGCGATTCATTTGAAATAGTGTGTGGAAAATCGATATTGCGAATGGATAAAGACGGATATATTCGTATTCAGGGTCATGAAGTTATTATTGAAACGTCAGGTGATCAGTTCCTTAAAGCTAATGGCGATATTACATTTAAAGCTAAAACTATTTTAGGTAATTAG
- a CDS encoding thioredoxin family protein, whose protein sequence is MINYPDLNKDNIRYQSVFGKKLVISFCASWCHNCESWKDTFTLLSERFVDDCFIWIDIDEYPELVSEIDLDVIPVVLIQKKQNIHFLGPIRPGLDAIISILNSDKVMDVEFDPGVREYLSAPDFQQRTPY, encoded by the coding sequence GTGATTAATTATCCAGATTTAAATAAAGATAATATTCGTTATCAATCAGTCTTTGGAAAAAAACTGGTGATAAGCTTTTGTGCTTCTTGGTGCCATAATTGTGAATCATGGAAAGACACTTTCACACTTTTGTCTGAAAGATTTGTTGATGATTGTTTTATTTGGATTGATATCGATGAATATCCTGAATTAGTGAGTGAAATTGATCTAGATGTAATTCCGGTGGTACTGATACAAAAGAAACAAAATATTCATTTTTTAGGTCCCATTAGGCCAGGACTAGACGCCATCATAAGTATCTTAAACTCAGATAAAGTGATGGATGTTGAGTTTGATCCTGGCGTAAGAGAGTATTTAAGTGCACCTGATTTCCAACAGAGAACACCGTATTAA
- a CDS encoding DUF2169 family type VI secretion system accessory protein, giving the protein MELINNAKHTTAKATVMIDKAGFEYLVVVMKASYHLPDDNQLARPIIPPKALAYTDTYTGEVGTSVPLYDADFVLRKHKCDVIFNANAFAPNAEPTQHLMVSVQVGEMKKSLSVIGYRQWQQGTEHYTAGDVTPFTTVPLHYGFAFGGQYHFQDEMISHSINPLGRGYFSLEKPNGEMMMPQLENPKELVDAPDNDVKPIALSVLPRHYGERVKYAGTFDDKWRNETAPFLPDDFDECYFQSVPDDQQIDFPVGNEVITLTNIHPTRPEIHFKLPRLNNVPVRLYQRDGEVVLLTPKVDTLYFEPEKNYFSVIWRCHHQIRTIQDVEQVLVGPLLDSYVSRQAPVSTCRG; this is encoded by the coding sequence ATGGAGTTGATAAATAACGCTAAACATACGACGGCTAAAGCGACAGTGATGATTGATAAAGCGGGATTTGAATATCTGGTTGTGGTGATGAAAGCTAGCTACCATTTACCTGATGATAATCAACTTGCACGTCCAATTATTCCTCCTAAAGCACTGGCTTATACGGATACATATACTGGTGAAGTGGGAACTTCTGTTCCTCTTTATGATGCTGACTTTGTCTTAAGAAAGCATAAGTGTGATGTGATCTTTAATGCTAACGCGTTTGCACCGAATGCCGAACCGACTCAGCATTTAATGGTATCGGTACAGGTCGGTGAAATGAAAAAAAGTCTCTCTGTCATTGGTTACCGACAGTGGCAACAGGGAACTGAACATTATACGGCAGGTGATGTGACTCCGTTTACAACCGTTCCTTTACATTATGGTTTTGCTTTTGGTGGGCAGTATCATTTCCAAGATGAGATGATCTCTCACTCTATTAATCCATTAGGAAGAGGTTATTTTTCTTTAGAAAAACCGAATGGGGAGATGATGATGCCCCAATTAGAAAACCCAAAAGAACTAGTCGATGCACCTGATAATGATGTTAAGCCTATTGCCCTCTCAGTATTACCCCGCCATTACGGGGAGCGTGTGAAATACGCGGGAACTTTCGATGATAAATGGCGTAATGAAACGGCACCGTTTCTACCGGATGATTTTGATGAATGTTATTTCCAATCTGTACCAGATGACCAACAGATTGATTTTCCTGTCGGTAATGAAGTGATTACGTTAACCAATATACATCCGACTCGTCCAGAAATTCATTTCAAGCTTCCAAGGTTAAATAATGTCCCCGTACGATTATATCAGCGTGATGGCGAGGTAGTATTGCTAACACCTAAGGTAGATACCCTCTATTTTGAACCCGAAAAGAATTATTTCTCTGTTATTTGGCGTTGTCATCATCAGATCCGTACTATTCAAGATGTTGAACAAGTGCTTGTAGGGCCATTATTAGATAGTTACGTATCTCGCCAAGCACCAGTGTCGACATGTCGGGGGTAA
- a CDS encoding YcxB family protein, which yields MKSRYQIQFSPSRLEAEKIRKLIQMPVTVDKEKMPYRLFTNLWNLLAIASIVSGIALLMIGYKAYSVVDGFSGLKNLGLFSFCGLVSSLACLYITFRIEMHYLYRNEEKEHSDPDSLVKVKINRKYIDNMTRGTLVRVFWQNIEECYIREEYLFIFASDGEGTVIPARVLADGEFDKLYQFVMEQIDNHKP from the coding sequence ATGAAAAGCCGTTATCAAATTCAATTTTCACCATCAAGATTGGAAGCAGAGAAAATACGAAAACTCATTCAAATGCCAGTTACTGTAGATAAGGAAAAAATGCCATACAGATTATTTACTAATCTATGGAATTTATTAGCTATAGCATCGATTGTATCGGGGATCGCCTTATTGATGATTGGGTATAAGGCTTATTCAGTTGTAGATGGTTTTTCTGGCTTAAAAAACTTAGGTCTTTTTTCTTTTTGTGGCTTAGTCAGCTCGTTAGCATGCTTGTATATAACCTTTCGAATAGAAATGCATTACTTATATAGAAATGAAGAAAAAGAACATAGCGATCCTGATTCTCTAGTCAAAGTTAAAATTAACAGGAAATACATAGACAATATGACGAGGGGCACCTTAGTCAGGGTATTTTGGCAAAATATAGAAGAATGTTATATCAGGGAAGAGTATCTGTTTATTTTTGCTTCTGATGGTGAAGGCACTGTTATCCCTGCGAGGGTTTTAGCTGATGGCGAGTTTGATAAATTATATCAGTTTGTTATGGAACAGATTGATAACCATAAACCATGA
- a CDS encoding PAAR-like domain-containing protein has protein sequence MDTRVYVNDREACSKASDGVSTAAFPDPCWSPGPSVVPYPNTSKADALSNGTATVFIQNTMVAQEDRSFFSTSTGDEPATYGLAKGVMTGVIKGKAYFRSWSLNVKFEGYGVARHQDLMTHNHGSFPSNTPTFPYVSRGVFGGLKACDKENTQVEKRCEPDKDNSETQQTLKKESKLRKALAKKKQRQNKKNSKKWHWTDDHCAGLEIKVSGNTPEEMQEMAKEYMDDMSESIQTLKSELDYVNALKSKLTDMAENAAMKALGKVGAKAVAKQAVGSAVPAWGNAAMAIWTLGDLAYSGFEISSIKSAAEEGLEQIKVLSEKAEDIKKLMKEAESYKNLSPEEQIKRAQKLAEDTQEILASLNACARARKCNLVPYSVKNAIKGARGSKTEPANNGGCCKGQTGHHLIYSNMIKDACPNYDASIAPTVCVEGTSWHGGSHGRIHTAMDDELSRLVKNNKLDNNTLSMDQAIDAAVRSHKKTFPYANCSNHCIREQLKGYYLPMCKNARLPAKDSRGNPITVEKERER, from the coding sequence ATGGATACACGTGTCTATGTTAATGATCGAGAAGCATGCTCTAAGGCATCTGATGGCGTATCAACGGCCGCATTTCCAGACCCTTGCTGGTCTCCAGGGCCAAGTGTAGTTCCTTATCCAAATACGTCAAAAGCGGATGCGTTATCAAATGGCACCGCAACGGTGTTTATTCAAAATACCATGGTAGCCCAGGAAGATCGTTCATTTTTTTCTACTAGTACTGGCGATGAACCTGCCACTTATGGGTTAGCTAAAGGGGTGATGACGGGAGTAATCAAAGGTAAGGCTTATTTCCGTTCATGGTCATTGAATGTGAAATTTGAAGGATATGGCGTTGCCCGCCATCAAGATTTAATGACACACAACCATGGTTCTTTTCCGTCTAATACACCGACTTTTCCTTATGTTTCCCGCGGTGTTTTTGGGGGATTAAAAGCGTGTGATAAAGAAAATACGCAAGTTGAAAAACGTTGTGAGCCGGATAAAGATAATTCAGAGACACAGCAAACGCTCAAAAAAGAGAGCAAGCTCAGAAAAGCTTTAGCAAAAAAAAAGCAACGACAAAATAAAAAGAACAGCAAAAAATGGCATTGGACGGATGACCATTGTGCTGGGCTTGAAATAAAAGTATCAGGAAATACCCCTGAAGAAATGCAGGAAATGGCGAAAGAATACATGGATGATATGTCTGAGTCGATACAGACATTAAAGAGTGAGTTGGATTACGTTAATGCATTAAAAAGTAAGCTAACGGACATGGCTGAAAATGCAGCAATGAAAGCCTTGGGGAAAGTAGGGGCGAAAGCAGTTGCAAAACAAGCTGTGGGTAGTGCTGTTCCAGCGTGGGGAAATGCGGCAATGGCCATTTGGACATTGGGCGACCTTGCTTATTCTGGCTTTGAGATTAGTTCTATTAAATCAGCGGCTGAAGAAGGGCTTGAGCAAATCAAAGTGTTATCCGAAAAAGCCGAAGACATCAAGAAATTGATGAAAGAAGCGGAGAGTTATAAAAATCTGTCACCTGAAGAACAAATAAAAAGAGCCCAAAAGTTAGCCGAAGACACGCAAGAAATATTAGCCTCATTAAATGCATGCGCACGGGCAAGAAAATGCAATTTAGTGCCCTATTCTGTAAAAAATGCCATTAAGGGGGCTAGAGGGAGTAAAACGGAGCCGGCCAACAACGGCGGGTGTTGCAAAGGGCAAACGGGGCATCATTTAATTTATTCCAATATGATAAAAGACGCCTGTCCAAATTATGATGCGTCAATTGCCCCAACTGTTTGTGTCGAAGGAACTTCTTGGCATGGTGGAAGCCATGGGCGTATTCATACGGCGATGGATGATGAACTTAGCCGCTTAGTTAAAAATAATAAATTAGATAATAATACACTGAGTATGGATCAGGCGATTGATGCGGCGGTACGTTCCCACAAAAAAACATTTCCATATGCCAACTGTTCTAATCATTGCATAAGAGAACAACTTAAGGGCTACTACTTGCCGATGTGTAAGAATGCACGATTGCCTGCCAAAGACTCTCGAGGTAATCCAATAACAGTTGAAAAAGAGAGAGAAAGATAA
- a CDS encoding Hcp family type VI secretion system effector, with product MPTPCYISIEGKTQGNITAGAFTADSVGNIYVQGHEDQMLVQEFSHVVTVPTDPQSGQPSGQRAHKPFRFTVALNKAVPLLYNALASGEMLPKVELKWYRTSVEGKQEHFFTTTLTDATIVNIDCQMPHCQDPAKADFTQLIEVSLSYRKVDWEHTVAGTSGADDWRAPLEA from the coding sequence ATGCCAACTCCATGCTATATTTCCATTGAAGGAAAAACCCAAGGCAACATCACTGCCGGTGCATTTACTGCGGATTCTGTGGGTAACATCTATGTACAAGGTCATGAAGACCAAATGCTGGTGCAAGAATTTTCTCACGTTGTGACTGTACCGACAGACCCGCAATCCGGCCAGCCTTCAGGCCAACGTGCGCACAAGCCGTTCCGTTTCACCGTGGCGTTAAATAAAGCGGTTCCACTGCTGTATAACGCCTTAGCCTCTGGCGAAATGCTGCCGAAAGTGGAACTAAAATGGTACCGCACCTCAGTTGAAGGTAAACAAGAGCATTTCTTCACCACCACGTTAACCGATGCGACTATCGTCAATATTGACTGCCAAATGCCACACTGCCAAGACCCGGCAAAAGCCGATTTCACGCAGTTAATCGAAGTCTCTCTGTCTTACCGCAAAGTGGACTGGGAGCACACGGTTGCAGGCACATCGGGTGCTGATGACTGGCGCGCACCGCTCGAAGCGTAA
- a CDS encoding GAD-like domain-containing protein: MRDEAFELFVEKFGEATISRFVSEEEIDKWRGKLPELLLTYWHNEGWSSYYNGLFTIVDPDDYEDIVDEWLENTYLEEIDSFHAIAINGFGNIYLCGERTGQCVVINTAFNTLFVQTKELKKQHTEKSLNISIETLFAFFKIDRHSKEGLFEKAVKKLGPLGDNEIFGFEPAIILGGELDIKHIQKVDARIHLSILAQLAEPEINEINI; this comes from the coding sequence ATGCGCGATGAAGCTTTTGAATTATTTGTTGAAAAATTTGGAGAAGCCACTATATCTCGTTTTGTTTCTGAGGAAGAAATCGATAAGTGGCGAGGAAAGTTACCTGAATTACTCTTAACTTATTGGCACAATGAAGGATGGAGTAGTTATTATAATGGATTATTTACAATTGTAGATCCTGATGACTATGAGGATATTGTCGATGAGTGGTTGGAAAACACTTATTTAGAGGAAATTGATAGTTTTCATGCGATTGCCATTAATGGATTTGGGAATATCTATTTATGCGGTGAAAGAACTGGCCAGTGTGTAGTTATTAATACGGCATTTAATACTCTATTTGTACAAACTAAAGAATTGAAAAAACAGCATACTGAAAAAAGTTTAAACATTAGTATAGAGACTCTATTTGCATTTTTTAAGATAGATAGACATAGTAAAGAAGGTCTTTTTGAAAAAGCGGTAAAAAAACTTGGGCCTCTTGGTGATAATGAAATATTTGGTTTTGAACCTGCGATTATTTTAGGTGGGGAACTTGATATTAAACATATCCAAAAAGTCGATGCACGTATTCATTTGTCTATTTTAGCCCAATTGGCTGAACCAGAAATTAATGAAATTAATATTTAG
- a CDS encoding GAD-like domain-containing protein, giving the protein MRDLYFASIIDSLGEATTSRYVSPEYIVRWKTILPDNLLNCWVNEGWSRYQYGLFSLVEKYGGLNENEIYCFDPIIQKLETLNFNASNKVNAIDYLLELRKIITPVIKFI; this is encoded by the coding sequence ATGAGAGATCTTTACTTCGCATCAATAATCGATAGTCTTGGTGAAGCAACAACTTCTCGTTATGTTTCACCTGAATATATTGTGAGATGGAAAACTATTTTACCCGATAACTTACTTAATTGTTGGGTAAATGAAGGCTGGAGTCGTTATCAATATGGTCTTTTTTCTTTAGTTGAAAAATATGGGGGATTAAATGAAAATGAAATTTATTGCTTTGATCCCATTATCCAAAAACTAGAAACATTAAATTTTAATGCATCTAACAAAGTAAATGCTATTGATTATTTATTAGAATTAAGGAAAATAATTACACCTGTAATCAAGTTTATCTAA